The Actinomadura sp. WMMB 499 genome includes a window with the following:
- a CDS encoding acetyl-CoA C-acetyltransferase, translating to MPEAVIVATARSPIGRAFKGSLKDIRPDDLTVQMINAAMAKVPQLQPSQIDDLLLGCGLPGGEQGYNMARVVSVLLGWDSVPGATITRYCSSSLQTTRMGLHAIKAGEADVIVSAGVETVSRFAKGNSDGLPDTKNPVFADAQARADKAAEGGAGVWHDPREDGLIPDVYIAMGQTAENLASMRGVTRQAQDEFGVRSQNLAEKAIANGFWEKDITPVTLPDGTVVAKDDGPRPGTTYEKVSQLKPTFRPDGTVTAGNCCPLNDGAAAVVIMSDTKAAELGITPLARVVSTGVTGLSPEIMGLGPVEASRQALARAGMTIDDIDLVEINEAFAAQVLPSAEDLGIDIDKLNVNGGAIAVGHPFGMTGARITSTLLNGLKFHDKQFGLETMCVGGGQGMAMVLERLS from the coding sequence ATGCCCGAGGCAGTCATCGTCGCGACCGCTCGCTCGCCGATCGGCCGCGCCTTCAAGGGGTCGCTGAAGGACATCCGGCCCGACGACCTCACCGTCCAGATGATCAACGCCGCGATGGCGAAGGTCCCGCAGCTGCAGCCGTCCCAGATCGACGACCTGCTGCTCGGCTGCGGCCTGCCCGGCGGCGAGCAGGGCTACAACATGGCCCGCGTGGTGTCGGTCCTGCTCGGCTGGGACAGCGTGCCCGGCGCCACGATCACCCGCTACTGCTCGTCCTCGCTGCAGACGACCCGGATGGGCCTGCACGCGATCAAGGCGGGCGAGGCCGACGTGATCGTCTCGGCGGGCGTCGAGACCGTCAGCCGCTTCGCCAAGGGCAACAGCGACGGGCTGCCCGACACCAAGAACCCGGTGTTCGCGGACGCGCAGGCCCGCGCCGACAAGGCCGCCGAGGGCGGCGCCGGCGTGTGGCACGACCCGCGCGAGGACGGCCTGATCCCGGACGTCTACATCGCGATGGGGCAGACCGCCGAGAACCTCGCCTCGATGCGCGGCGTGACCCGCCAGGCGCAGGACGAGTTCGGCGTCCGCTCGCAGAACCTCGCCGAGAAGGCCATCGCCAACGGCTTCTGGGAGAAGGACATCACCCCGGTGACGCTGCCGGACGGCACCGTCGTCGCCAAGGACGACGGCCCCCGGCCGGGCACCACCTACGAGAAGGTGTCGCAGCTCAAGCCGACCTTCCGCCCGGACGGGACGGTCACCGCGGGCAACTGCTGCCCGCTGAACGACGGCGCCGCCGCGGTCGTCATCATGAGCGACACCAAGGCCGCCGAACTCGGCATCACCCCGCTCGCGCGGGTCGTGTCGACCGGCGTGACCGGCCTGTCGCCCGAGATCATGGGCCTCGGCCCGGTCGAGGCGTCCCGGCAGGCGCTGGCCAGGGCCGGGATGACGATCGACGACATCGACCTCGTCGAGATCAACGAGGCGTTCGCCGCGCAGGTGCTGCCGTCCGCCGAGGACCTCGGCATCGACATCGACAAGCTGAACGTCAACGGCGGCGCGATCGCGGTCGGCCACCCGTTCGGCATGACCGGCGCCCGCATCACCTCCACGCTGCTGAACGGCCTGAAGTTCCACGACAAGCAGTTCGGCCTGGAGACCATGTGCGTCGGCGGCGGCCAGGGCATGGCGATGGTGCTCGAGCGCCTGTCCTGA
- a CDS encoding SGNH/GDSL hydrolase family protein has protein sequence MLRAFTARRIAAAAAYGGGGITALGGATFALVVMEMRLARKIILATPNGDPPRADGLYGEMYGRAPLSLVVLGDSTAAGLGVHDPAETPAAVLASGLAAMAGRPVRLTNVALPGARSSALGGQVERALEVRPDVAVVMVGANDVTSRVPAADSVRHLAGAVGRLRDAGAQVVAGTCPDLGSVKPLMQPLRWIARRASRQLAAAQTIAVVERGGRSVSIGDLLGREFAADPHTMFSADRYHPSARGYAAAAAALLPSLAAALELEPDLEAWPLRTRIGDGVLPVYRAAAAAAELAGTEVSGASVAGRERGPRGRWARLLRRRSATEPDTGSGAGSRTEPDPATS, from the coding sequence ATGCTGAGAGCGTTCACGGCGCGCCGCATCGCGGCGGCGGCCGCCTACGGGGGCGGGGGGATCACCGCCCTCGGCGGCGCCACGTTCGCGCTCGTGGTGATGGAGATGCGGCTGGCCAGGAAGATCATCCTGGCGACGCCGAACGGTGACCCGCCGCGTGCGGACGGCCTGTACGGCGAGATGTACGGGCGGGCGCCGCTGTCGCTGGTGGTGCTCGGCGACTCGACGGCGGCGGGCCTGGGCGTGCACGACCCGGCCGAAACGCCCGCCGCGGTACTGGCGAGCGGGCTGGCGGCGATGGCGGGACGGCCGGTGCGGCTGACGAACGTGGCGCTGCCGGGCGCCCGGTCGTCGGCCCTCGGCGGGCAGGTGGAGCGCGCCCTGGAGGTCCGCCCGGACGTCGCGGTGGTCATGGTGGGGGCGAACGACGTGACGTCGCGGGTGCCGGCGGCCGATTCCGTCCGGCACCTGGCGGGCGCGGTGGGGCGGCTGCGGGACGCGGGTGCCCAGGTGGTCGCGGGCACCTGCCCCGACCTCGGGTCGGTGAAGCCGCTGATGCAGCCGCTGCGGTGGATCGCGCGGCGGGCGAGCCGGCAGCTCGCGGCGGCGCAGACGATCGCGGTGGTGGAGCGGGGCGGACGGTCGGTGTCGATCGGCGACCTGCTCGGCCGGGAGTTCGCCGCGGACCCGCACACGATGTTCAGCGCGGACCGGTACCACCCGTCGGCGCGGGGCTACGCGGCCGCCGCGGCGGCGCTGCTGCCGTCGCTGGCGGCGGCGCTGGAGCTGGAGCCCGATCTGGAGGCGTGGCCGCTGCGGACGCGGATCGGCGACGGGGTCCTGCCGGTGTACCGGGCGGCGGCAGCGGCGGCGGAGCTGGCCGGCACGGAGGTGTCGGGCGCGTCGGTGGCGGGCCGAGAGCGGGGGCCGCGCGGCCGGTGGGCCCGGCTGCTGCGGCGCCGGTCGGCGACGGAGCCGGACACCGGATCCGGGGCCGGATCGCGGACGGAACCCGACCCCGCAACATCGTGA